The proteins below are encoded in one region of Methanobrevibacter sp.:
- a CDS encoding Mrp/NBP35 family ATP-binding protein: MAGHGHGHHGHGGQMTPEQQRQMIEQDLRLAKNLGQIKHKIVVMSGKGGVGKSTVAANIAETLQKLGFKTGILDADIHGPNIPKMLGVDLYGEQFQDYQFNVFKEITESGMEKENFANDEEKLAFIEAKKEEYKHSMFPVQTPSGLKVMSMAFLLDGIDRPIIWRGPQKTGAIKQLISDAHWGSLDYLIIDNPPGTGDEPLTVLQTIPDADAVIMVTTPNVVSQEDVLKCVKMVEMMNIKNIGLIENMAYYMCPHCDEKLHIFGKGNGEAFAEEMEITYLGDLPIEEKVSDAPNKEGAISVIDPDDEVSKRFVEIVKDIQKEFTKE, translated from the coding sequence ATGGCTGGACACGGACACGGTCATCACGGTCACGGAGGCCAAATGACCCCAGAACAACAAAGACAAATGATAGAACAAGATTTAAGACTTGCTAAAAACTTAGGCCAAATCAAACATAAAATTGTTGTTATGAGTGGAAAAGGTGGGGTAGGAAAATCTACTGTTGCAGCAAACATTGCTGAAACCTTACAAAAATTAGGATTCAAAACCGGTATATTGGATGCTGATATTCACGGTCCAAACATACCTAAAATGTTAGGTGTGGATTTATACGGTGAACAATTCCAAGATTACCAATTCAATGTATTTAAGGAAATCACAGAATCCGGAATGGAAAAAGAAAACTTTGCAAATGATGAAGAAAAATTAGCATTCATCGAAGCTAAAAAAGAAGAATACAAACATTCCATGTTTCCTGTACAAACTCCAAGTGGTCTTAAAGTAATGTCTATGGCATTTTTATTGGATGGTATTGACAGACCAATCATATGGAGAGGACCTCAAAAAACCGGTGCTATTAAACAATTAATCTCTGATGCACATTGGGGATCACTTGATTATTTAATCATTGATAACCCACCTGGAACTGGAGATGAACCATTAACAGTTTTACAAACTATTCCTGATGCAGATGCAGTTATTATGGTAACCACTCCTAACGTTGTATCTCAAGAAGATGTTTTAAAATGTGTAAAAATGGTTGAAATGATGAATATCAAAAACATTGGTCTTATTGAAAACATGGCATACTACATGTGCCCACACTGTGACGAAAAATTACACATTTTCGGTAAAGGCAATGGAGAAGCATTTGCAGAAGAAATGGAAATTACTTACTTAGGTGACTTACCTATTGAAGAAAAAGTTTCTGATGCACCAAATAAAGAAGGAGCAATTTCTGTAATTGATCCTGATGACGAAGTTTCAAAAAGATTTGTTGAAATCGTCAAAGATATTCAAAAAGAGTTTACAAAAGAGTAG
- a CDS encoding FAD-dependent oxidoreductase, producing the protein MKVVIVGGGAGGMSTASNIRKLDKDIEITVITRDNKVAYSPCAIPYVLSGAIESFDDIVMRTPDDYKNKNIDVIVEAEVTAVDSKVKTVTYQKDGEETVLDYDKLVLATGGNPFIPPMQGVDLDGVFRIRNIDDGMRVQEAIKDAKSAIVTGAGLIGIEIAFALKQQGLNVILSEMLPQIVPRSLDKDMSDILVEYLEIEGIQVVLGKPITKLLGDGKVEKACFGDEDLYDADMVIMATGVRAELELAKMAGCEIGRWAILVNDRMETSVEDVYAVGDCVESKDLILGSNTISQLGTTAVREAKTLARTICDKKSKFNPVLNSMVSKVGKLEFGAVGYTTSFAQQNRIRPVVQKVQALTRARYYPNAKPMDIKVICDGNGTIIGCQIIAEERVAERIDTMTLAITEGLTCFDLSNMEFAYAPPVSMVTDPLILAVEEVSKKFH; encoded by the coding sequence AGTTGTTATTGTAGGCGGAGGAGCTGGAGGTATGTCCACAGCTTCAAATATTCGTAAACTTGATAAGGATATTGAAATTACAGTAATTACAAGAGATAATAAAGTAGCATATTCTCCATGTGCTATTCCTTACGTATTGTCTGGTGCAATCGAATCTTTTGATGATATTGTAATGAGAACTCCTGATGATTATAAAAATAAAAATATTGATGTTATTGTTGAAGCAGAAGTTACTGCTGTTGATTCTAAAGTTAAAACTGTTACTTACCAAAAAGATGGTGAAGAAACCGTCTTAGATTATGATAAATTGGTTCTTGCAACTGGTGGTAATCCATTTATCCCACCAATGCAAGGTGTTGATTTGGATGGTGTATTCAGAATCCGTAACATTGACGATGGTATGAGAGTACAGGAAGCAATTAAAGATGCAAAAAGTGCAATTGTTACTGGTGCTGGTTTGATTGGTATTGAAATTGCATTTGCACTTAAACAACAAGGTTTAAATGTTATCTTAAGTGAAATGTTACCTCAAATTGTCCCTAGATCTCTTGATAAGGACATGTCTGATATTTTAGTTGAATACCTTGAAATTGAAGGAATTCAAGTTGTATTAGGTAAACCAATTACCAAATTACTTGGTGATGGTAAAGTTGAAAAAGCATGCTTTGGAGATGAAGACTTATACGATGCAGACATGGTTATCATGGCAACTGGTGTTAGAGCTGAATTAGAATTAGCTAAAATGGCAGGTTGTGAAATCGGAAGATGGGCTATTCTTGTAAATGATAGAATGGAAACTTCAGTAGAAGATGTATATGCTGTTGGTGACTGTGTTGAATCTAAAGACTTGATTTTAGGATCAAACACAATTTCCCAATTAGGTACTACTGCTGTACGTGAAGCAAAAACTTTAGCTCGCACAATTTGTGATAAAAAATCTAAATTTAATCCTGTTTTAAACTCAATGGTTTCCAAAGTTGGTAAATTGGAATTCGGTGCAGTTGGATACACAACCAGTTTCGCACAACAAAACAGAATTAGACCTGTTGTACAGAAAGTACAAGCACTCACAAGAGCTCGTTACTATCCAAATGCTAAACCAATGGATATTAAAGTTATTTGTGATGGAAATGGAACTATTATTGGTTGTCAAATCATAGCAGAAGAAAGAGTAGCTGAAAGAATTGATACTATGACTTTAGCTATTACTGAAGGTTTAACCTGCTTTGATTTAAGTAATATGGAATTTGCTTATGCACCACCAGTTTCAATGGTTACTGATCCATTAATCCTTGCTGTAGAAGAAGTAAGTAAAAAATTTCACTAA
- the msrA gene encoding peptide-methionine (S)-S-oxide reductase MsrA — MFTIQKVIYLAGGCFWGVEAFISRLKGVNQTEVGYANGMDLAPTYEKVCSGKTGHAETVKVTYNPEIISLEEILENFYNIIDPFTKNRQGADIGTQYRTGIYWQEHFQKEIVINFLKTKQKETNKRIAIEKSQILCFYPAEEYHQKYLEKNPHGYCHVDLNLIEDKEFDHLTKKEYEITQLAMTEPPYSGKYDNFFEEGVYVDVVNGEVLFSSEDKFDSGCGWPAFSKPISDEVITKNRDFSYGTTRIEVRSAKSNSHLGHLFHDGPGGSPRYCINSSALKFIPKNKLFNDKK, encoded by the coding sequence ATGTTCACAATACAAAAAGTTATTTATCTAGCAGGAGGATGCTTTTGGGGTGTTGAAGCATTTATTTCCAGATTAAAAGGAGTGAATCAAACAGAGGTAGGATATGCCAACGGTATGGACTTAGCACCAACTTATGAAAAGGTTTGCTCTGGAAAAACAGGGCATGCCGAAACTGTAAAAGTAACATACAATCCAGAAATAATATCCCTAGAGGAAATTTTAGAAAATTTCTATAACATAATTGATCCCTTCACCAAAAATCGTCAAGGTGCAGATATAGGAACCCAATATCGTACAGGAATCTATTGGCAGGAACATTTTCAAAAAGAGATTGTTATCAATTTTTTAAAAACAAAACAAAAAGAGACAAACAAAAGAATTGCAATTGAGAAATCACAGATCCTTTGTTTTTATCCTGCTGAAGAGTATCATCAAAAATATCTTGAAAAAAATCCACATGGATACTGCCATGTTGATTTAAATTTAATAGAGGATAAAGAATTTGACCACCTAACTAAAAAAGAGTATGAAATAACACAGCTTGCTATGACAGAACCACCATACAGTGGTAAATATGATAACTTTTTTGAAGAAGGTGTATATGTAGATGTAGTAAATGGAGAAGTTCTCTTTTCTTCAGAAGATAAATTTGACTCAGGATGCGGTTGGCCAGCATTTTCAAAACCAATATCTGATGAAGTAATTACAAAAAATAGAGACTTTTCATATGGAACAACACGCATTGAAGTTAGAAGTGCAAAATCAAACTCCCATTTAGGTCATTTATTTCATGATGGTCCCGGAGGGTCTCCAAGATACTGTATAAATTCCTCTGCATTGAAATTTATACCAAAAAATAAACTATTTAATGATAAAAAATAA
- the glnA gene encoding type I glutamate--ammonia ligase, whose translation MSANDKKLDQIIKTIEANDIKFLKLELVDIHGLPKSMAVPLKKADDVEDIVNDGLLFDGSSIAGLASINDSDLLAKPDIDTFSTIPWRPEQKGSSRFICDIFTTEGKPYDGDPRGVLKKSLELAEKKGYQYNMGPEPEFFIIRKDENGNYVPADEAEYFDVEPLDQGTDIRREIVFGLEKLDFNVEVSHHEVAAGQHEVDFKYADALKTADAVITFKEAVKAVVHNLGFKATFMPKPFLGINGSGMHCNQSLFKNGENIFYDPDAENQISQEALYFIGGLLKHAQALSAILSPTVNSYKRLVPGYEAPCYIAYGFKNRSTLLRIPASRGLGTRIECRSADPSCNPYLAFAALLEAGLDGLNNKIDPGEPTEENLFALSEDEIAQKGINNLPTSLWEAYHALEKDDVVKNALGDKVFNQFYNIKRAEWDAYRIQVFDYERDEYLNV comes from the coding sequence ATGTCAGCAAACGATAAAAAATTAGACCAAATTATTAAAACAATAGAAGCAAACGATATAAAATTCCTAAAATTGGAATTAGTAGATATACATGGATTACCAAAAAGTATGGCAGTACCACTTAAAAAAGCTGATGATGTTGAAGACATTGTAAATGATGGATTATTATTTGACGGTTCTTCAATCGCAGGATTAGCTTCAATCAATGACAGTGACTTACTTGCAAAACCGGATATTGATACTTTTTCAACAATTCCATGGAGGCCTGAACAAAAAGGTAGTAGTAGATTCATATGTGATATCTTCACTACAGAAGGAAAACCATATGATGGAGATCCAAGAGGAGTTCTTAAAAAATCATTAGAATTAGCAGAGAAAAAAGGATACCAATACAATATGGGTCCTGAACCAGAATTCTTCATCATAAGAAAAGATGAAAATGGAAATTATGTTCCAGCAGATGAAGCTGAATACTTTGATGTAGAACCATTAGATCAAGGTACTGATATCAGAAGAGAAATTGTATTCGGTTTAGAAAAATTAGATTTCAATGTAGAAGTAAGCCACCACGAAGTGGCAGCAGGACAACATGAAGTTGACTTTAAATACGCAGATGCTTTAAAAACAGCAGATGCAGTTATCACTTTCAAAGAAGCAGTTAAAGCTGTTGTTCACAATTTAGGTTTCAAAGCGACTTTCATGCCAAAACCATTCTTAGGAATTAATGGTAGTGGAATGCATTGTAACCAAAGTTTATTCAAAAACGGAGAAAACATCTTTTATGATCCAGATGCTGAAAACCAAATTTCACAAGAAGCATTATACTTCATAGGAGGATTATTAAAACATGCACAAGCTTTATCAGCTATATTATCTCCAACAGTTAACTCTTACAAACGTTTAGTACCAGGTTATGAAGCACCATGCTACATTGCTTATGGTTTCAAAAACAGATCAACTTTACTTAGAATCCCTGCATCTCGTGGATTAGGTACCAGAATTGAATGCAGATCCGCTGACCCTTCATGTAATCCTTACTTAGCATTTGCAGCATTACTTGAAGCAGGTTTAGATGGTCTTAACAATAAAATTGACCCTGGTGAACCTACTGAAGAAAACTTATTCGCACTTTCTGAAGATGAAATTGCTCAAAAAGGAATTAATAACTTACCAACCAGCTTATGGGAAGCATATCATGCATTAGAAAAAGACGATGTAGTTAAAAACGCTCTTGGTGATAAAGTATTCAATCAATTCTATAACATTAAAAGAGCTGAATGGGATGCTTACAGAATACAAGTATTCGATTATGAAAGAGATGAATATCTAAACGTATAG